One part of the Archangium lipolyticum genome encodes these proteins:
- a CDS encoding alpha/beta fold hydrolase: MKSLVKTPAARTALEGWYQTIRSRIPAKTTERRVPTRYGETHVLVGGPEDGPPVVVLHGALASSALVLREIAPLLSTFRVHAVDIIGQSVKSAEVRPSVSDNSYGIWLAEVMEGLGLAKAHVIAVSYGGFVALRLAAHAPERIDRLVLLVPAGMVSGPPLDGFFKLGLPMLLYRAFPSEKRLERSVQHLLTTVGDDWTHYLGEAFRGIDLDMRIPPLAKPEELASLTAPTLVIGADKDLSFPGRKLLDRAAKVLPNLKDTELIENCLHCPPTTDEFRAWLSGRISRFLLDARWSQ; the protein is encoded by the coding sequence ATGAAATCGCTCGTGAAGACGCCCGCCGCCCGCACCGCCCTCGAGGGCTGGTACCAGACCATCCGCTCCCGGATTCCCGCGAAGACCACCGAGCGCCGCGTGCCCACGCGCTACGGCGAGACCCACGTCCTCGTCGGCGGCCCGGAGGATGGCCCCCCGGTCGTCGTCCTGCACGGCGCGCTGGCGTCGTCCGCGCTCGTGCTCCGGGAGATCGCCCCCCTGCTGTCCACGTTCCGGGTCCATGCGGTCGACATCATCGGCCAGTCGGTGAAGAGCGCCGAGGTGCGGCCCTCGGTGAGCGACAACTCGTATGGAATCTGGCTCGCCGAGGTCATGGAGGGCCTCGGGCTCGCGAAGGCGCACGTCATCGCGGTGAGCTACGGCGGCTTCGTCGCGCTTCGGCTCGCGGCCCATGCACCGGAGAGGATCGACCGGCTCGTGTTGCTCGTCCCGGCGGGCATGGTCAGCGGTCCGCCCCTCGATGGTTTCTTCAAGCTCGGCCTGCCGATGCTCCTGTATCGCGCGTTCCCGAGCGAGAAGCGGCTCGAGCGATCCGTGCAGCACCTGTTGACCACGGTTGGCGACGACTGGACGCACTACCTGGGCGAGGCCTTCCGCGGCATCGATCTCGACATGCGAATCCCGCCCCTCGCGAAGCCCGAGGAGCTCGCGAGCCTGACCGCGCCGACCCTGGTCATCGGAGCCGACAAGGACCTCAGCTTTCCGGGGCGGAAGCTGCTCGACCGGGCGGCGAAGGTCCTGCCGAACCTGAAGGACACGGAGCTCATCGAGAACTGCCTGCACTGCCCTCCGACGACCGATGAGTTCCGGGCCTGGCTATCGGGGAGGATCTCCCGGTTCCTGCTCGATGCGCGGTGGAGTCAGTGA
- a CDS encoding PilZ domain-containing protein gives MDFSAWLTSFRELHERARRKLHTTEERELYLEAREQLASTLLAAQGHKLQPGAAARRNFRVPKGMSVDIGFRSGSARSRTLDISSGGFSCMLAGTPAQGELGGFVLWLPEQDEEPVVGRAQVVALAPAAPEGPRRVSFTFTDLGEQDRERLEMLIFDLALGYIAA, from the coding sequence ATGGACTTTTCCGCCTGGCTGACGAGCTTCCGAGAACTTCACGAGCGGGCGCGCCGGAAGCTGCACACGACCGAGGAGCGCGAGCTCTATCTGGAGGCGAGAGAGCAGCTGGCGAGCACGCTGCTGGCGGCCCAGGGACACAAGCTCCAGCCGGGGGCCGCCGCCCGGCGCAACTTCCGCGTCCCCAAGGGCATGTCCGTGGACATCGGCTTCCGCTCGGGCTCCGCGCGCAGCCGGACCCTGGACATCTCCTCGGGAGGTTTCTCCTGCATGCTGGCCGGCACTCCCGCCCAGGGGGAGCTCGGCGGCTTCGTGCTGTGGCTGCCGGAACAGGACGAGGAGCCGGTGGTGGGCCGCGCGCAGGTGGTCGCGCTCGCCCCCGCCGCCCCCGAGGGTCCTCGGCGGGTCTCCTTCACCTTCACGGACCTGGGCGAGCAGGACCGCGAGCGGCTGGAGATGCTCATCTTCGATCTGGCGCTCGGATACATCGCGGCCTGA
- a CDS encoding cytochrome P450, with translation MSAQMQFNPYAPGYDVNPYPALEKLRTEAPIFYWEQGRGWLVSRYEDAVAVLRDGQRFSPNRNHWEFASALGDSAIVPELAELNKNGLFALDAQNHARVRKLVSPALTPRAIERLRPEIQAIVDEILDGVAAKGRLDVVNEFAERIPARVIGSMLKIPKGREELFQDFTNAVVKNFLPGLVAPEEQEILRRHIRDGLALVSETIDERRRNPQENDIMTTLIQTEEQGDKLNKEELLSLVSALIVGGFETTVHLIAFCVYNLLQRPEVVAQVKSEPELFKNLIEEVLRFDNFGKMGIARYALEDVELSGVHIKKGQMLLLMLNSALRDESTFDKADVFDVRRNTNVSIAFGHGAHYCIGANLARLEVQIAVGTLVRRFPELRLAKQPSFGPHPVIRRMEALEVELRSPSA, from the coding sequence ATGTCCGCCCAGATGCAGTTCAATCCCTACGCACCCGGCTATGACGTGAATCCCTATCCCGCGCTCGAGAAGCTGCGGACGGAGGCGCCGATCTTCTACTGGGAGCAGGGGCGCGGCTGGCTCGTGAGCCGGTATGAGGATGCCGTGGCCGTGCTCCGCGATGGCCAGCGGTTCTCGCCCAACCGGAATCACTGGGAGTTCGCCTCGGCGCTGGGCGACTCCGCGATCGTCCCCGAGCTGGCGGAGCTGAACAAGAACGGGCTGTTCGCCCTGGACGCGCAGAACCATGCCCGCGTGCGCAAGCTCGTCAGCCCCGCGCTCACCCCGCGCGCCATCGAGCGGCTGCGCCCGGAGATCCAGGCCATCGTCGATGAGATCCTCGACGGCGTGGCGGCCAAGGGCCGGCTGGACGTGGTCAATGAGTTCGCCGAGCGCATCCCCGCGCGCGTTATCGGCTCCATGCTGAAGATCCCCAAGGGGCGCGAGGAGCTGTTCCAGGACTTCACGAACGCGGTGGTCAAGAACTTCCTCCCCGGCCTGGTGGCTCCCGAGGAGCAGGAGATCCTCCGCCGGCACATCCGCGACGGGCTCGCCCTGGTGAGCGAGACGATCGACGAGCGGCGCCGCAATCCGCAGGAGAACGACATCATGACCACGCTCATCCAGACGGAGGAGCAGGGGGACAAGCTCAACAAGGAGGAGCTGCTCTCGCTGGTGTCCGCGCTCATCGTGGGAGGCTTCGAGACCACCGTCCACCTGATCGCCTTCTGCGTGTACAACCTGCTGCAGCGGCCCGAGGTGGTCGCGCAGGTGAAGAGCGAGCCCGAGCTGTTCAAGAACCTGATCGAGGAGGTGCTGCGCTTCGACAACTTCGGGAAGATGGGCATCGCCCGCTATGCCCTGGAGGACGTGGAGCTGAGCGGGGTGCACATCAAGAAGGGCCAGATGCTGCTCCTCATGCTCAACAGCGCGCTGCGCGACGAGAGCACGTTCGACAAGGCGGATGTCTTCGACGTGCGGCGCAACACGAACGTGAGCATCGCGTTCGGCCACGGGGCGCACTACTGCATCGGGGCCAACCTGGCGCGGCTCGAGGTGCAGATCGCCGTGGGCACCCTGGTGCGCCGGTTCCCGGAGCTGCGGCTCGCGAAGCAGCCCTCGTTCGGGCCGCACCCCGTCATCCGCCGGATGGAGGCGCTCGAGGTCGAGCTCCGCTCGCCCTCGGCGTGA
- a CDS encoding nuclear transport factor 2 family protein, whose translation MSTTNLETARRYLRALEQGATGEALAAFFHPEVSQREYPNRLTPSGKTRDLRALLESAEKGQTSVSSQRYEVRHAVAEGDTVALEVDWSATLKVPAGSLPAGGTMRASLAMFMTIRDGRITSLRNYDCFEPF comes from the coding sequence ATGTCCACGACGAATCTGGAGACCGCGCGCCGCTACCTGAGGGCCCTGGAGCAGGGAGCGACCGGCGAGGCGCTGGCCGCCTTCTTCCACCCCGAGGTCTCCCAGCGGGAGTACCCCAACCGGCTCACGCCGTCCGGGAAGACGAGGGATCTGCGGGCGCTGCTCGAATCGGCGGAGAAGGGCCAGACGTCGGTGTCCTCGCAGCGCTACGAGGTCCGTCACGCGGTGGCGGAGGGAGACACCGTGGCCCTCGAGGTCGACTGGAGCGCCACGCTGAAGGTGCCGGCGGGCTCCCTGCCCGCGGGAGGGACGATGCGCGCCTCGCTCGCCATGTTCATGACGATCCGCGACGGGCGCATCACCTCGCTGCGCAACTACGACTGCTTCGAGCCGTTCTAG
- a CDS encoding glutathione S-transferase N-terminal domain-containing protein, translating to MNRTLDVTTSLAASVARLGLGMRVSALGKRPEKPLELYEFENCPFCRKVREALSLLDLEAFIYPCPKGGTRFRPRAVELGGKQQFPYLVDPNTGQRMYESNAIIRYLFETYGDGKVPTALALGPLTTAGSMLASWTRGLGGARARPNRAPEKPLELWSFEASPYCRIVREALCRLELPYLLHNVAKGSPRRADFVARSGRMMVPYLSDPNTGTAMFESADIVAYLEKTYGA from the coding sequence ATGAACCGCACTTTGGATGTGACCACGTCCCTCGCGGCCAGCGTGGCCCGGCTCGGATTGGGCATGCGCGTGAGCGCGCTCGGCAAGCGTCCCGAGAAGCCGCTGGAACTCTACGAGTTCGAGAACTGCCCCTTCTGCCGCAAGGTGCGCGAGGCCCTCAGCCTGCTCGACCTGGAGGCCTTCATCTACCCGTGCCCCAAGGGCGGCACCCGCTTCCGTCCCCGAGCCGTAGAGCTGGGCGGCAAGCAGCAGTTCCCCTACCTCGTGGACCCGAACACCGGCCAGCGGATGTACGAGTCCAACGCCATCATCCGCTACCTCTTCGAGACGTATGGCGATGGCAAGGTGCCCACCGCGCTGGCGCTCGGGCCGCTCACCACCGCCGGCTCCATGCTCGCGTCGTGGACGCGCGGGCTCGGCGGCGCGAGGGCCCGGCCGAACCGCGCCCCGGAGAAGCCCCTGGAGCTGTGGAGCTTCGAGGCCTCCCCCTACTGCCGCATCGTCCGCGAGGCGCTCTGCCGGCTGGAGCTCCCCTACCTGCTGCACAACGTGGCCAAGGGGAGCCCGCGCCGCGCGGACTTCGTCGCGCGCTCGGGACGGATGATGGTGCCCTACCTCTCCGACCCGAACACCGGCACGGCGATGTTCGAGTCCGCCGACATCGTCGCCTACCTGGAGAAGACGTACGGCGCGTGA
- a CDS encoding TetR/AcrR family transcriptional regulator translates to MPTGRAQQKEETRLRVLKAARRHFEEHGFEEANLRAIAAEANVSAATVIVHFKDKKELLHAALFDDLEETIERALRELPEADLEAQLHAITESFFGYYQAHPKLSRTLLKESLFAEPPWAQRFSGQVTKVHARIAGLYQAAATKAGVDATGEAPLFAVAYLSFYYFALIAWAQGANDAPVRMVDGLVAQHLRGLLPRPPTRRTRK, encoded by the coding sequence ATGCCCACCGGCCGTGCCCAGCAGAAGGAAGAGACCCGCCTCCGGGTCCTGAAGGCCGCGCGCCGGCACTTCGAGGAGCACGGCTTCGAGGAGGCCAACCTGCGAGCCATCGCGGCGGAAGCGAACGTGTCGGCGGCGACGGTCATCGTCCACTTCAAGGACAAGAAGGAGCTGCTGCACGCCGCCCTCTTCGATGACCTGGAGGAGACGATCGAGCGGGCGCTGCGCGAGCTGCCCGAGGCGGACCTCGAGGCGCAGCTCCACGCCATCACCGAGTCGTTCTTCGGCTACTACCAGGCGCACCCGAAGCTCTCGCGGACACTGTTGAAGGAATCGCTGTTCGCCGAGCCGCCGTGGGCGCAGCGGTTCTCCGGACAGGTGACGAAGGTCCACGCACGCATCGCCGGGCTCTACCAGGCCGCCGCCACGAAGGCCGGAGTCGACGCGACCGGCGAGGCCCCGCTCTTCGCCGTGGCCTACCTGTCCTTCTATTACTTCGCGCTCATCGCCTGGGCCCAGGGCGCGAACGACGCACCGGTGCGGATGGTCGACGGCCTCGTCGCCCAGCACCTGCGCGGACTCCTGCCACGACCCCCTACCCGGAGGACCCGCAAATGA
- a CDS encoding SH3 domain-containing protein has translation MSSRSRSGHPLKWLVVLAVVAVGCGGGPSSVESVELKGADEELGTSADALTGCVTAGASLQTTTNLNLRSGPGTSYGILLTMPGSSIAREVGGGCPTSGWYKLTYSGVTGWASGTYLTLVAGSSTTRDDAITRAQGAMGFSYWWGHGAWKSGAAVGSCSGNCPSCTHSGSYGADCSGFLAKAWVVPATNSNVSVDSHPYGTIHFNSDTSQWTTISRDSLLKADALVYNQDGAGHTFLYESGDGWGSMWAYECKGCAYGCVHNLRTATTTYHAIRHF, from the coding sequence ATGAGCAGCCGGAGCAGGAGCGGTCATCCCTTGAAGTGGCTGGTGGTGCTGGCGGTCGTGGCGGTGGGTTGCGGTGGCGGCCCGTCGTCCGTGGAGAGCGTCGAGCTGAAGGGGGCCGATGAGGAGCTCGGCACCAGCGCCGACGCGCTGACCGGCTGTGTCACCGCCGGCGCGAGCCTCCAGACGACCACGAACCTGAACCTGAGGAGCGGACCCGGGACGAGCTACGGCATCCTCCTGACCATGCCGGGCAGCAGCATCGCCCGGGAGGTGGGCGGGGGCTGTCCCACGAGCGGCTGGTACAAGCTCACCTACAGCGGCGTCACGGGCTGGGCCTCGGGCACCTATCTCACCCTGGTGGCCGGCTCCTCGACGACTCGCGACGACGCCATCACCCGGGCCCAGGGGGCGATGGGCTTCTCCTACTGGTGGGGCCATGGCGCCTGGAAGTCTGGCGCCGCCGTGGGCTCGTGCTCGGGCAACTGCCCGAGCTGCACGCACAGCGGCTCGTACGGCGCGGACTGCTCCGGCTTCCTCGCCAAGGCCTGGGTGGTGCCTGCCACCAACAGCAACGTGTCGGTCGACTCGCACCCCTACGGCACCATCCACTTCAACTCCGACACCAGTCAGTGGACGACCATCTCCCGTGACAGCCTGCTGAAGGCGGATGCCCTCGTGTACAACCAGGACGGCGCGGGCCACACCTTCCTCTACGAGTCGGGGGACGGCTGGGGCAGCATGTGGGCCTACGAGTGCAAGGGCTGCGCGTACGGCTGCGTGCACAACCTCCGCACCGCCACCACGACCTATCACGCCATCCGGCACTTCTAG
- a CDS encoding OmpA family protein, giving the protein MNAWKMGWVLVPALLLGGMGCVTPGKRTATGAAAGAIVGAGAGAVAGRNWEGAAIGAGVGAAAGSAVGNYLDRQARELEQVADTRRTDHGILLNLRSELLFDTDSSVLTEDAITQVSRIGDILTKYPEDRIRVEGHTDSRGTVAYNEELSLRRAEAVARVLTSRGVTPRQMLVLGMGESTPVASNGSEQGRSVNRRVQLHITVPPAS; this is encoded by the coding sequence GTGAACGCATGGAAGATGGGTTGGGTGCTCGTCCCGGCGCTGCTCCTGGGCGGGATGGGCTGTGTGACTCCGGGCAAGAGGACGGCCACGGGCGCGGCGGCGGGCGCCATCGTGGGGGCGGGAGCCGGGGCCGTGGCGGGGAGGAACTGGGAGGGGGCGGCCATCGGAGCCGGCGTGGGGGCCGCGGCGGGCAGCGCCGTGGGCAACTACCTCGACCGGCAGGCGCGCGAGCTGGAACAGGTCGCGGACACCCGGCGGACGGACCACGGCATCCTGCTGAACCTGCGCAGCGAGCTGCTCTTCGACACCGACAGCTCCGTCCTCACCGAGGACGCCATCACCCAGGTATCGCGCATCGGAGACATCCTCACGAAGTACCCGGAGGATCGCATCCGGGTCGAGGGCCACACCGACAGCCGGGGCACGGTGGCCTACAACGAGGAGCTCTCGTTGCGCCGCGCCGAGGCCGTCGCGCGGGTGTTGACCTCACGGGGCGTGACGCCGCGGCAGATGCTGGTGCTGGGCATGGGGGAGTCGACCCCGGTGGCCTCGAACGGCTCCGAGCAGGGCCGCTCCGTCAACCGCCGGGTCCAGCTCCACATCACCGTGCCGCCCGCCTCGTGA
- a CDS encoding MarR family transcriptional regulator produces the protein MTRRTEAAAVRLDTLDLGHLALFVGMRVNDLVLEELHAAGFTGLRQAHGYVFQHLLGGARSIGELAGLLEVTQQAASKTVAELEKLGYVEEAGSDDARVRRVRLSVRGQASVERSRSARAELEKRFESLQGRRALEDTRKLLGEVLESLGGAEAVRTRRIRSPR, from the coding sequence ATGACACGCCGGACAGAGGCCGCCGCGGTGCGGCTGGACACGTTGGACCTGGGGCACCTGGCCCTCTTCGTGGGAATGAGGGTGAACGACCTCGTGCTCGAGGAACTGCACGCGGCGGGCTTCACGGGCCTGCGCCAGGCGCACGGGTACGTCTTCCAGCACCTGCTGGGAGGCGCGAGGTCCATCGGCGAGCTCGCGGGGTTGCTGGAGGTGACGCAGCAGGCCGCGTCGAAGACGGTCGCCGAGCTGGAGAAGCTGGGCTACGTCGAGGAGGCCGGGTCCGACGACGCACGCGTCCGCCGGGTCCGTCTGTCGGTGCGCGGGCAGGCCTCCGTGGAGCGGAGCCGCTCGGCGCGCGCCGAGCTCGAGAAGCGCTTCGAGAGCCTCCAGGGGCGTCGCGCCCTCGAGGACACGCGCAAGCTGCTGGGGGAGGTGCTCGAGTCGCTGGGAGGCGCGGAGGCCGTGCGGACCCGGCGGATCCGCTCCCCGCGCTGA
- a CDS encoding alpha/beta fold hydrolase, translating to MNRRDLLKNTALGAATLPLGAHALGPRPASRSTSRTFLLVHGAWHNALHWGRVARHLSGLGHRVVSIDLPGHGLNARFPSSYLTGDWKRFAEEPSPQAGITLEDCASAVIDTLKKLQGGTRPLLVGHSVGGTVITRVGELAPELVGRLVYLSAYCPVRLKKPSAYGALPEAKTGYGETLFIGNLATLGAVRINPRGDAAYMEALRTAYYNDVDASGFLPFALTLTPDLPTALWTTEVGATRERWGRIPRTYIRCTKDRALAPALQDLMIRDADAFTPGNPFEQKTLDASHSPFASQPERLAELLAGLG from the coding sequence ATGAACCGCAGGGACCTGTTGAAGAACACCGCACTCGGGGCCGCCACCCTCCCCCTCGGTGCACACGCACTCGGGCCACGGCCCGCTTCACGCTCGACGAGCAGGACCTTCCTGCTGGTGCACGGCGCCTGGCACAACGCCTTGCATTGGGGACGCGTCGCGCGGCACCTCTCGGGCCTGGGACACCGCGTGGTCTCGATCGACCTGCCGGGCCACGGCCTCAACGCCCGTTTTCCCTCCTCGTATCTCACGGGTGATTGGAAGCGGTTCGCCGAGGAGCCCTCTCCGCAGGCGGGCATCACGCTGGAGGACTGCGCCTCCGCGGTGATCGACACGCTCAAGAAGCTTCAGGGCGGAACCCGGCCGCTCCTCGTCGGCCACAGCGTCGGCGGGACCGTGATCACCCGGGTGGGAGAGCTCGCCCCCGAGCTGGTCGGCCGGCTGGTCTATCTGAGTGCCTACTGCCCCGTGCGGCTGAAGAAGCCGAGCGCCTATGGGGCGCTGCCCGAGGCGAAGACGGGGTACGGAGAGACGCTCTTCATCGGAAACCTCGCGACGCTGGGGGCGGTCCGGATCAACCCGCGCGGGGATGCCGCCTACATGGAGGCCCTGCGCACGGCCTACTACAACGACGTGGACGCCAGTGGCTTCCTCCCCTTCGCGCTCACCCTCACGCCGGACCTGCCCACCGCGCTCTGGACGACCGAGGTCGGTGCGACGCGCGAGCGCTGGGGCCGCATCCCGCGCACCTACATCCGCTGCACCAAGGACCGTGCCCTGGCACCCGCCCTCCAGGATTTGATGATCCGTGACGCGGATGCCTTCACCCCCGGCAATCCGTTCGAGCAGAAGACCCTGGATGCCAGCCACTCGCCCTTCGCCTCGCAGCCGGAGCGACTGGCCGAGCTGCTCGCCGGGCTGGGCTGA
- a CDS encoding cell wall anchor protein codes for MTDESPLGVETEQQALATVSYRSSATASGVGLTSLGISKPAGTAMGDVLLARIVNRDNVTATVTPPAGWTLIRSDQSASQLKAWVFYKVAGGAEPASYAFGIDLKSNLAGSIVAFSGADTANPIDTQSGQKNGLTASFITPAITTTTSNGVAVWFGSQIWTGSACPASPIVPPSGFTEVFDTCLVSTSTGIIYDAAYQQLGAAGPQPAFNGSSPYANTNIAQVVALRPARTAGCTVGDTFSTTVTTVGTVASTAIVEPSGLAASRVTPGVLYVHNEDTTAVVAISTSNASTVGSFTVANVTPADWEDIATGPCPAGQCIYMGDIGRVSANFPTPPSTFAVYRMKEPNIAGGQTSGTLTAEQFPFKYPDTPQNAESIMVHPVTGDIYVITKDGSGLSKVYKFPQPLPAPGTMSTLLFVANLQLPTNGDTNFASATAAAIHPCANRFLLRTYRKVYEYRAPAGGSFETAFAATPVSLTDTVEGQGEAIEYEANGAGYFTMSESPSPFKLKYVSRQ; via the coding sequence ATGACCGACGAGTCCCCCCTGGGTGTGGAGACCGAACAGCAGGCGCTGGCGACGGTGAGTTACCGGAGCAGCGCCACGGCCAGCGGAGTGGGGCTCACGTCCCTTGGCATCTCCAAGCCGGCGGGGACCGCGATGGGGGATGTATTGCTCGCGCGGATCGTCAACCGGGACAACGTCACCGCGACCGTGACACCGCCCGCGGGCTGGACGTTGATCCGCTCGGACCAGAGTGCCTCGCAGCTCAAGGCCTGGGTCTTCTACAAGGTCGCGGGCGGCGCCGAGCCCGCGAGCTACGCGTTCGGCATCGATCTCAAGAGCAACCTCGCGGGCAGCATCGTGGCGTTCTCCGGGGCGGATACCGCCAACCCCATCGACACGCAGAGCGGCCAGAAGAACGGACTCACCGCGAGCTTCATCACGCCCGCCATCACCACCACCACTTCCAATGGCGTGGCGGTCTGGTTCGGCTCGCAGATCTGGACGGGCTCCGCCTGCCCGGCGAGCCCCATTGTTCCTCCCTCGGGCTTCACGGAGGTGTTCGATACGTGCCTGGTCTCCACGTCCACGGGAATCATCTATGACGCGGCGTACCAGCAGTTGGGCGCCGCTGGACCGCAGCCCGCGTTCAACGGCAGCTCGCCATATGCCAACACGAACATCGCCCAGGTCGTCGCGCTCCGTCCGGCGCGCACGGCGGGCTGCACCGTCGGAGACACGTTCTCCACCACGGTGACGACGGTGGGGACCGTGGCGTCCACCGCCATCGTGGAGCCGTCCGGCCTGGCCGCCAGCCGCGTCACCCCGGGCGTCCTCTACGTGCACAACGAGGACACCACCGCCGTGGTCGCCATCAGCACCAGCAACGCGAGCACGGTGGGCAGCTTCACCGTGGCCAACGTGACGCCGGCGGACTGGGAGGACATCGCCACGGGTCCGTGCCCGGCCGGTCAGTGCATCTACATGGGAGACATTGGCCGGGTCAGCGCGAACTTCCCCACGCCTCCGTCCACCTTCGCGGTCTACCGCATGAAGGAGCCCAACATCGCGGGTGGCCAGACGAGCGGCACCCTGACGGCGGAGCAGTTCCCGTTCAAGTATCCGGACACGCCGCAGAACGCCGAGTCCATCATGGTGCACCCGGTGACCGGTGACATCTACGTCATCACCAAGGACGGGTCCGGGTTGAGCAAGGTCTACAAGTTCCCCCAGCCGCTGCCGGCCCCGGGGACGATGTCGACCCTCCTCTTCGTGGCGAATCTTCAGCTCCCGACGAATGGTGACACCAACTTCGCCTCCGCGACGGCCGCGGCCATCCACCCGTGCGCCAACCGCTTCCTGCTCAGGACCTACCGCAAGGTCTACGAGTACCGCGCTCCGGCGGGGGGCTCCTTCGAGACGGCCTTCGCCGCCACCCCCGTGTCCCTGACGGACACCGTGGAAGGGCAGGGTGAGGCGATCGAATACGAGGCCAATGGCGCGGGCTACTTCACGATGAGCGAGAGCCCCTCGCCCTTCAAGCTGAAGTACGTCAGCCGGCAATAG
- a CDS encoding ferredoxin, with the protein MKIVVDWDRCEANGVCMNVAPEAFNLDEKDTLHVLTENVPPELRAKVEKAVRDCPRQALSLSND; encoded by the coding sequence ATGAAGATCGTGGTCGACTGGGACCGCTGTGAGGCCAACGGCGTGTGCATGAACGTGGCGCCGGAGGCCTTCAACCTGGACGAGAAGGACACGCTGCACGTGCTCACGGAGAACGTGCCACCCGAGCTGCGAGCCAAGGTGGAGAAGGCCGTGCGTGACTGCCCCCGCCAGGCGCTCTCCCTGTCCAACGACTGA
- a CDS encoding NHL repeat-containing protein: MSGREEAMESRKRAVVVILGLVVFALGIVAVTAATGGKDRSESGPRPGGPEAAAARGGGAIAMASPGSKGGGQASGASQPASRPGEVLAELAWGSGDSQLGRERPQEGNPEAPMSLAVSPLGDVVVLDQVNGRLVRLGPDGKVTGTLPITQQAPQDVAVAKDGTVLVLDRLRDKTVAIIDPYTGALKGDLPVQGEGIPNPGGITGTFVDGDSVYVEREHGALIRIGDLSGKADTTRPEIPGRPTRDGRAYVLARIIDGPSGRLLLNVVDRPSGQHRYTREYRLQFPLMFITLLDSDRAGILYLAVAGELPTGKASPATEPAVRLFCVEPLDGKVIGQTDLPLNTLPEETFRDFTVLDEGGVLYQYRTESGVSLRRADCR, from the coding sequence ATGTCCGGAAGGGAAGAGGCCATGGAGTCGCGCAAGCGCGCTGTCGTCGTCATCCTGGGGCTCGTCGTGTTCGCGCTCGGCATCGTGGCCGTGACGGCGGCGACGGGCGGCAAGGACCGTTCGGAGTCCGGCCCGCGGCCGGGGGGGCCGGAGGCCGCGGCGGCCCGGGGCGGCGGTGCCATTGCCATGGCCTCTCCGGGAAGCAAGGGGGGCGGACAGGCGTCGGGTGCCTCCCAGCCCGCCTCCAGGCCCGGGGAGGTTCTCGCGGAGCTGGCCTGGGGCTCTGGCGACTCCCAGCTCGGGCGCGAGCGTCCCCAGGAGGGAAACCCCGAGGCGCCCATGTCCCTCGCGGTGTCGCCGCTCGGGGACGTCGTTGTGCTGGATCAGGTCAACGGCCGGCTCGTGCGGCTGGGCCCGGACGGCAAGGTCACCGGCACTCTTCCCATCACCCAGCAGGCCCCTCAGGACGTCGCCGTGGCGAAGGACGGCACGGTGCTGGTGCTCGACCGGCTGCGGGACAAGACCGTGGCCATCATCGATCCCTACACGGGCGCCCTCAAAGGAGACCTGCCCGTACAGGGCGAGGGCATCCCCAATCCCGGCGGCATCACCGGCACCTTCGTGGATGGAGACTCGGTGTACGTCGAGCGCGAGCACGGCGCGCTGATCCGCATCGGAGACCTTTCTGGCAAGGCCGACACCACGCGCCCGGAGATTCCCGGCCGCCCCACGCGCGACGGCCGTGCCTACGTCCTCGCGCGCATCATCGACGGCCCGAGCGGCCGCCTCCTCCTCAATGTCGTCGATCGCCCGTCGGGCCAGCACCGCTACACCCGCGAGTACCGGCTTCAGTTCCCGCTGATGTTCATCACGCTGCTCGACTCCGACCGCGCCGGCATCCTCTACCTGGCCGTCGCGGGCGAGCTGCCCACCGGCAAGGCCAGCCCGGCCACCGAGCCCGCCGTGCGGCTCTTCTGCGTGGAGCCGCTGGACGGCAAGGTCATCGGCCAGACGGACCTGCCCCTCAACACCCTGCCCGAGGAGACCTTCCGGGACTTCACCGTGCTCGACGAGGGTGGCGTCCTCTACCAGTACCGCACCGAGTCTGGCGTCTCCCTGCGCCGGGCCGACTGCCGGTAG